In Candidatus Liberimonas magnetica, one DNA window encodes the following:
- a CDS encoding glycosyltransferase family 2 protein — MDNKVSLIIPAYNEEVSIKLVLKQINSVNGIDEVIVVDDGSTDSTAKIARESGVKVISNLYNIGYGASIKNGIMKAKNNLIAIIDADGTYQPEDIPKMLEYIEHYDMVVGERNKSSIETSRRPAKWVLNKLANYLSGIKIPDLNSGLRIFRKDVAMKYFNILPAGFSFTTTITLALLSNNYIVKYVPVSYHKRGGKSKIKPMNDTLNFIQLIIRTTMYFNPLKIFLPISLTLISMGGLIIIAHLIIYQTINKSSVLIILSGLQILAIGMLADLIDKRMQ, encoded by the coding sequence ATGGATAATAAAGTATCGCTGATAATTCCAGCATATAATGAAGAGGTTTCGATAAAACTCGTATTAAAACAGATTAATTCTGTAAACGGTATTGATGAAGTAATAGTTGTTGATGACGGCTCAACAGACTCTACGGCAAAGATTGCCAGAGAGAGTGGCGTAAAAGTAATCTCAAATCTATACAACATCGGCTATGGAGCATCTATAAAAAATGGGATAATGAAAGCAAAAAATAACCTTATAGCAATAATTGACGCAGACGGAACATACCAGCCGGAAGATATTCCTAAAATGCTTGAATATATCGAGCACTATGATATGGTAGTTGGAGAAAGGAATAAATCGAGCATAGAAACTTCAAGAAGGCCCGCTAAATGGGTACTAAACAAACTTGCAAATTATCTTTCCGGCATAAAAATACCGGATTTAAACTCAGGTTTAAGGATTTTCCGAAAAGATGTTGCTATGAAATATTTCAATATCTTGCCTGCAGGATTTTCTTTTACTACAACCATTACTCTCGCATTACTCAGTAATAATTATATCGTTAAATATGTGCCTGTAAGCTATCATAAAAGAGGAGGAAAGTCCAAGATTAAACCAATGAATGATACACTGAATTTTATTCAATTGATTATCAGAACAACCATGTATTTTAATCCGTTAAAAATATTTTTGCCAATAAGTTTAACGCTTATTTCTATGGGTGGATTAATAATTATTGCTCATTTAATAATTTACCAGACTATCAACAAAAGTTCAGTATTGATAATACTTTCTGGGTTGCAGATACTTGCAATAGGTATGCTTGCAGATTTAATAGATAAAAGGATGCAATAA
- a CDS encoding glycosyltransferase → METNIQKPLFSIGVTTFDRVDMLKETLNSILNQTFTDFEVIVSNNNPDKTISADNLGIFDARIRYINQKKDLGQLGNQNFLLSQAKGRYFTWTADDDLYSAQFLEAVNLSLINYNFPSCVYTSYDLIYDNILKPKQPVRIEPQEFKGYEFLNLYCKGKLKAIGVMGVFDTNYLKSIGGLEDLSKDKDGRGLYCEYMILLKSSELEKIVHINSPLVYYRVHKDAWGISNTNVDQYMIAGERLISSSIDILKRDKKSFLSNIYFFLKLTIYNYISVLGRARGLLFKDIIQYLYSIKKRLFVLKEAGLYNTAILVLLAVSLHITASLIWNRVKNIIK, encoded by the coding sequence ATGGAAACAAATATCCAGAAACCATTATTTTCTATAGGAGTAACAACCTTTGACAGGGTAGATATGTTAAAAGAAACTCTAAATTCAATATTAAATCAGACTTTTACTGATTTTGAAGTTATTGTCAGCAATAATAATCCTGATAAAACAATTTCAGCAGATAATCTAGGGATTTTCGATGCACGAATACGTTACATAAATCAAAAGAAAGATCTTGGTCAATTGGGCAATCAGAATTTCCTGCTTTCCCAAGCCAAAGGCAGATACTTTACCTGGACAGCAGATGATGACCTGTATTCGGCGCAATTTTTAGAAGCGGTAAATTTATCGTTAATAAATTATAATTTCCCATCTTGTGTTTATACTTCATATGACCTTATATATGATAATATTCTAAAGCCAAAACAACCCGTTAGAATCGAACCTCAGGAGTTCAAAGGTTATGAGTTTCTTAACTTATATTGCAAAGGTAAGCTAAAGGCAATTGGTGTTATGGGGGTTTTTGACACAAACTATTTAAAGAGCATAGGCGGGCTTGAAGATCTTAGCAAAGATAAGGATGGAAGAGGATTATATTGTGAATACATGATTCTTTTAAAATCAAGCGAACTTGAAAAAATAGTACATATAAATTCACCTTTAGTTTACTATCGCGTTCATAAAGATGCATGGGGTATATCAAACACAAATGTTGACCAATACATGATAGCTGGAGAAAGGCTTATCAGCAGCAGTATCGATATTTTGAAACGCGATAAAAAATCATTTTTGTCGAATATTTATTTTTTTCTTAAATTAACTATTTATAACTATATTTCAGTATTGGGAAGGGCAAGAGGCCTATTATTTAAAGACATCATTCAATATTTATATTCCATAAAAAAACGTTTATTTGTCTTAAAGGAAGCAGGATTGTACAATACTGCAATTTTGGTATTATTAGCAGTTAGTTTACATATTACAGCAAGCTTAATATGGAACAGAGTAAAAAACATTATAAAATAG